A window of Sodalis praecaptivus genomic DNA:
CCTATACCGCGAGGACCCGCCGGCGCTGGCGCATTACAACCTGACGGACTGCGAGCTGGTCACGCGCATTTTCGAGCATACCCGGCTATTGGCGTTTCTGCTGGAGCGGGCAACGGTTACCGGGCTGGCGGCGGATCGCAGCGGCGGATCGGTGGCGGCATTCAGCTGGCTTTATCTGCCGCGCATGCACCGCGCCGGCTATGTCGCGCCCAACCTCGGGGATGTGGCGCCGCAGGCCAGCCCCGGCGGCTACGTCATGGATTCCCGTCCCGGGCTGTACGATTCAGTACTGGTGCTGGACTATAAAAGCCTCTACCCCTCCATCATCCGGACTTTTTTGATCGACCCGGTCGGTTTGATAGAAGGGCTGGCGGCGGGCGAAGGCCCGGACACGCTGGCGGGCTTCGCCGGCGCGCGCTTTTCGCGCCGGCATCACTGCCTACCGGCGATCGTCGATCGGCTCTGGCAGGGCCGGGAGCGCGCCAAGCGCGACCATAACGCGCCGCTGTCCCAGGCGATGAAGATTATCATGAACGCCTTTTACGGCGTCTTGGGTGCGCCCGGCTGCCGTTTTTTCGATAACCGGCTGGCGTCTTCCATCACGCTGCGCGGCCACGCCATCATGCATCAAACGCGGGCCCTTATTGAGGCGGAGGGCTATCCGGTCATCTACGGCGATACCGATTCCACCTTCGTTTGGCTTAAACGCCCCTACCCCCAGGACGCGGCGGTAGCCATCGGCCAGGGACTGGTGAGCAAAATCAATGCCTGGTGGCGGGACAATCTGCGCCAGGAGCTGGATCTCGACAGCGCCCTGGAGCTGGAATTCGAGACGCATTTCAGCCGTTTTTTGATGCCGACCATCCGCGGCGCGGAACTGGGCAGTAAAAAACGCTATGCCGGGCTAGTGCAGGACGAACAGGGGGATCGCATGGTGTTTAAAGGGCTGGAAACCGTCCGCAGCGACTGGACGCCGCTGGCCCAGCAATTTCAGCAGCAGCTCTACGAGCGTATTTTTCGCCGCCAGCCGTATCAGACGTTCGTGCGCGATTACGTGCGTCAAACGCTCGACGGCAGCTTCGACGATCGGCTGATTTATCGTAAGCGGCTGCGGCGCAAGCTGGGGGAATATGAGCGTAACGTCCCGCCCCAGGCGCGCGCGGCGCGCATCGCCGATGCCTATAACCAACGCCAGCAGCGCCCGCAGCAGTACCAGAACGGCGGCTGGATCAGCTACATCATGACCACCGCCGGCCCCGAGCCGCTGGAATGCCGCCACAACCCGCCGGATTACGATCATTACATCAGCAAGCAGCTGCAACCGGTGGCGGACGCGATCCTGCCCTTTATGCAGGATGATTTTGCTACCCTTATATCAGGTCAAATGGGATTGTTTTGATTGGCGGGGCGATTGACAGGTGACGTCGCCGTCGCCATCCATTACCATAGCGCCCTCAACGCGTAATTTTAACCCCTGACCCCGACTTACGCCGTGTACTTCAGGCCCGCGCCTACCACGGCCAGCCGCGCTATTGCCGGTAATTTAGCCCAATACAACACTGAGCCGAGAATTTATGCCTTTTACGCTAGGTCAACGCTGGATAAGCGATACTGAAAACGAGCTGGGACTGGGCACCGTTGTCGCCCAGGACGCACGGATGGTTACCCTGTTGTTTTCCGCCAGCGGTGAAAACCGCCTGTATGCCCGCAGCGACGCCCCGATTACGCGGGTGATGTTCAATCCCGGCGATACCGTGACCAGCCACGAAGGCTGGCAGCTGCTTATCGACGCCGTCGAGGAAAAAGAGGGGCTGCTGACCTATATCGGTACCCGTCTGGATAACGGCGAAACCCACTGCGCGCTGCGCGAAGTGCTGCTCGACAGCAAGCTGACTTTCAGCAAACCGCAGGACCGCCTGTTTGCCGGCCAAATTGACCGCATGGACCGTTTCGCGCTGCGCTACCGCGCGCGTAAATTTTACAGTGAGCAATTTCGCGCGGCGTGGAACGGCCTGCGCGGCATCCGCGCCAGCCTTATCCCCCATCAGTTGCACATCGCCGCCGAAGTGGGACAGCGCCATGCGCCGCGCGTGCTGCTGGCGGACGAAGTGGGATTGGGCAAAACCATTGAAGCCGGGATGATAATCCATCAGCAACTACTGACCGGTCGGGCGGAGCGGGTGCTGATCGTGGTGCCCGAATCCCTGCTGCATCAATGGTTGGTGGAGATGCTGCGCCGCTTCAACCTGCATTTTTCGATATTTGACGACGAGCGCTATAGCCAATCCCTGCACGATAGCGACAACCCTTTCGAGACCGAACAATGGGTGCTCTGTTCGCTGGATTTCGTACGCCGCAACAAAGAGCGGCTGGCGCACCTGGTGGAGGCGCCCTGGGATATGCTGGTGGTGGATGAAGCCCATCATCTGGTCTGGAGCGAAACCGCCCCGAGCCGCGAATATCAGGTTATTGAACAGCTGGCGCAGCACATCCCCAGCGTCCTGCTGCTGACCGCCACGCCGGAGCAGTTGGGCATGCACAGCCACTTCGCCCGTCTGCGCCTGCTGGACCCCAGCCGGTTTCATGACTACCAGGCGTTTGTCGATGAACAG
This region includes:
- a CDS encoding DNA polymerase II, which gives rise to MSVPSLPRQGFILTRHWRDTPAGSAIDFWLATDQGPQKVSLPPQEAVAFVPTAFSDRVRALLAGEDVQLRPLALRDFQRRPVEGLYCRHYRTLARAEKILTEAGIPLYEADIRPPERYLMERFITAPVLFDGTANTNGHLHNARLKPAPDYRPALSLVSLDIETNRFGELYCIGLHGCGQHQVYMLGEPGGPSATRPEMQLEYVPSRKGLIERLNAWFARYDPDAIIGWNLVQFDLRMLQKHAERYGLPLRLGRGGEALEWREHGFKQGYFYAAAAGRLIIDGIDGLKSAFWQFSSFSLEHVAQTLLGEGKAIATPYDRMDEIDRLYREDPPALAHYNLTDCELVTRIFEHTRLLAFLLERATVTGLAADRSGGSVAAFSWLYLPRMHRAGYVAPNLGDVAPQASPGGYVMDSRPGLYDSVLVLDYKSLYPSIIRTFLIDPVGLIEGLAAGEGPDTLAGFAGARFSRRHHCLPAIVDRLWQGRERAKRDHNAPLSQAMKIIMNAFYGVLGAPGCRFFDNRLASSITLRGHAIMHQTRALIEAEGYPVIYGDTDSTFVWLKRPYPQDAAVAIGQGLVSKINAWWRDNLRQELDLDSALELEFETHFSRFLMPTIRGAELGSKKRYAGLVQDEQGDRMVFKGLETVRSDWTPLAQQFQQQLYERIFRRQPYQTFVRDYVRQTLDGSFDDRLIYRKRLRRKLGEYERNVPPQARAARIADAYNQRQQRPQQYQNGGWISYIMTTAGPEPLECRHNPPDYDHYISKQLQPVADAILPFMQDDFATLISGQMGLF